The Physeter macrocephalus isolate SW-GA chromosome 17, ASM283717v5, whole genome shotgun sequence nucleotide sequence TAGAGCAGCCCAGGCTGGGCCTGGTGAGCTCTTTGGCAGAGCCCTGGAACCAGTTGTCAACCAGCAAGTCTCCCACTCAGAGCTGGGTGGTGGCTGGCAGTAAACCACCCGGCCGAGAGCACGTTCCCCCAGAGAAGGCAACAAAGCCAGAGAGGTAAATGAGGACAGCTAAGCAATGTGCTCAATGCCTGCACATCAACCACAAGCTAAAATGACATCTACTAGAACGGGGTAGGCCACCATCACAAATCTAATTCTCAGAAAGAAGCTATTTTAAGGGTGCTGAGTATGCCTAGATGAGATTTCTCAGCTCTCCCAACATAGCCTATTACCCCAGGAGGAGGAGCTCGAAAACTGAACACAGGAACGTCAGATTGTTTCCATACCCCAAATTTAAAGAAATTGCTCTCTACTAGATAAAGTTCTTATATGTAATAAAGGCACAGGATTACAGAggaaagtattcttttaaaagagataatattaCCTCCCTATCTTCAGAATCTCCTTCTTCCAATAGCCAGTACAGTAGCTCCATTATGGACTGTAGattcttaaagagaaaaacagcaagaGTTAGCTTCATCTTTCCTAGCAGTTTGTTCCTTCATTGAATTACAATTTAATTACCAATACTTCAATTGATTTTATTCCTGAATGATATAGTTCTCAAAAAGCATACTCTAGCCATTTCCACTAGAGAACATTTAGTATAACCTTCTCAATTAATCAACCATAACCTATTACTGTTGTAAGGACAtgctttcttcatattttcaagAGTGGGGAACCCCCCCTCACATACCTATTTTATACAAAAGAAGTATCAGTTTTAATACCTTTGAATACCAttagtataaaagaaataaatatgaatctTCATAATAAATTTTGGCTAATAAGAGATATAAAACTCAACCAATTTGCATATATGTTTAGATTTTTCCTATATTCATCCTtaggagggaagaaaaatctAATCCTCCTGTCTTTTAAATTCAACAAGTTTAcatgtggttaaaaaaacaaaaacaaaaccaaaaactaagcTTAAAGGCAAACAAAGAGCAATCAGATTGCTCACtgtttaacattttcttcatatttgtgTGTTTCCTAACACTGTAATGCTTCAGCTCTTGGTCACACATGAAGCCCCATAACGCCCAATCAGTGATAGGAGAACACAAGtgtgttatttaaaaacaattatataacattaaaaatcactttaatgcCTTTGAAAGTATCCACAGAGAAGCACTTATTCTACTGCAGGCTGTACTACAGTTGCCTTCTGTagaattagcttttttttttggtcatccAACCATCTtttttacttaagaaaatattCTCTATCACTAAATCCAGTACTTGCTCTCCCCACTAGGCAACACAAATAATctgcacagtatttttttttttttctcatagcttTTCTCATCTGCTTGTATCCAGCAGCCCCTATTTTGATGAGAAGTGACAAGTTTTGTGCACACCTGTAtatcctttgtctttttaaaagagtttagTACCCATGACTAGAGCTGATACTCCCTCTAAGTTTATTCTTAAAAGAACTGGGgtaatgaaaataatcaaaaactgtaatttgatataaatattatttcctttaaataataaTCCTATTTCTATAACATATCATGACTTTCTTTAGTCTTGAGTTTTACGAAAAGCACTGAGTTCAAAAATTTCACTATCCGATGATAAGATTAAAAGATAAATGCATTTCAAGTGCATTTCCATGAATCAAAAATTTTCCTACTTACCAATGCAttggtaaaattttaataatcaaaggCCTCAAGTGACATTCTCTACATTCTATACTTAGACCATCCCTATTTCCAATACAAATACTTTGGTAAAACAAACGCTGATGCTATTTTGGGTTTACTCCACACACAAGCACAACTGTGCAGACACTCACTTGCAGATGAGCCTGGGAAGCGCAAGGACAAATTTCAGTCAACATTTGGAGGAACCCCACGGTTCAGAAGTGAGCTTAGCTGAAAACATCCAAATGTATTACGGAAACATCATACTTAAAACCTGCACAGAAAATGGAAACGATTCTGTTTAAGGAAACATAGAAGTCTGGTTAAATACTTTTGGGATATTAAATATGAATATCTAATCTAATTTTCTCCAAGGTATCACTCTATATTATCGCAAATAAACAACTAAAGACTGTATCAAGGTGTGGAATATCATTAGCCTGAGAAAAGGCTAGAAAAATGGATTACATAAATGACAACTGCAGGAGAAAATTATATTCTATTCTCCTGAACAAATGTTAAGTGCATCCTTACTAATAAAGATTTAAACTTTAACTACATTTGAATATACTGGTTTTCAATTTTGAAGCATCTAAGTTAATTTGCCAAGCTAAATTGGTGCTCAGGTATACTCTAGCTATAAAATACTGCAGATTTATGCAGAAATAAGTCATGAGGATCACACTCCAGAGTAGTGCTATGAAAGCAAACCAGAGTCATtactgaacaagaaaaaaataattccaagatTTTACATCTTCTTAGAGTGGTATCAGCTGCTATTCTATTAAGGACAATTATTCTCTAtaaaacagctaacatttatacCGAAAAGATGTTAAACTACAGGAGCCAACACAATGTAGACACTGAAGGGAAAGACACAAAGATATTGAGCTATTACCACACAAAATAGGCTGTGCTATCTCAGAGTTAAAACACTGTTCCAAAATATGATCCTGTTTTCATAATCTGTCTTAAAGAACATGTTTAATTCACTCAGAattacatgatctcatttacttGCACATTATCAACTGAAGAACACTGAAATTTTCCACAAGATTTCTATactgtaaaaatatattatatattaatatattaataattacttgGTGTTACTTATTAAAACAGATGACAGGTAATTAGCTCATattcctatttcatttcttttaacacAGCAtatcaaatttggaaataatGTATGGATAACAGCATTGGGATGTTGATCTTAGCTGccagaaaagaaatttttgaagGGGAGTTGGGGGATAAGTAAAGCAATTATGTCAAAATTAATGCTCTTGTTTTAGTTTCAGCAAACAAATCTAAATAAGTCATTCTTTGATTTTACTCTACCATGTAATGCTCTGCAGCGCATTATCCTTGGAGTCACGAATGAGCTGTGACTCTACACCTGGCCTCTCCGATCATAACGCCTATGGCCTCCTCcactttcatttcctctttctacaatgagttttaatattaaagaaaaacactcaCACATCTTACATACACATTGATGGACAGCCAGCTTCCAGGAAATCATGAGCTACAAAGAGAGGGGGGAAATCTTAATGCAATACTTATGTTGAAGGGTATTAGGTGCTGGGTAAGCCAAGGGGTAATATAATCAACAGTATCCGTCCTGCTATTGTTTTGGCATTTGGTATTCAGAGATTTGAAGTAAAGGACAGTAATACTATTCTAGTGGTCATCCAGGTTATGATTCAGATCCTTAAACTAATAAGAGTCTAAATGCACGATCTTCACTTGCTCATCAATTCAAGTTTACAGAACCacattttggaagaaataaaacagttttcttctgtgtctggaaataaaaacaaggcaTTCCATAAAAAATGTAGTTAAGTACttgacaataagaaaaaagaaattgttttagaTCATTAAAACATTCTAGGAGACTGTCTTctaaaaaaaagtgaagggacataaatttcttatatatttacctttttattacaATCCTGTTTCTGCACAATAAGCATGCCTTCCTCTACATATTTTTACTGAACACTAATAAACGTTTGCTTAACAATATACTATGCtatttatgcttttctttctaaATCAGGAACCATTATTCCACAAAGATGGAAGCACAAAACAAGTCGACAAAGGCATTGCCAAAAAGCCACAAGTAGTATTAATACATGCCAGAACACCTAACACTGAACTATCATTTCTCTCTAAAACTTCTGCTGCCAAAGTGCTCACAAAATCTGGAAGCTCAAAGACAGGTTTCCATGCAATTAAATTCTCCAAAAGCAAAACTGTACAGAAATATGCCGCCCTTCTTATGTCACCATTTTATAGACAACATTTTCTCAGGATCTTAATTAAGATAACGATGCACACCTGTGTCAACATTCTCTGGCAAGACAGCCTTATCAATCATAATCCTTTAAGTACACTCCAAAACTGCAAAGCGATATGACAGAAGCAATCTGTTGCCTTTCCTAGCGTCAATGTTGTGTCTCTCCCACAAGAATGATGAGATCTTTAAAATACAGCAGATCTCCTTTTATGAGTCTTTAAAGTTTTAACTGTAAACAGTTATTACACTAAATAAACAGGAATAACCTCTTTTGCACTTGATTTAAACAATGACAACTGTACAGCCAAAACTCGAAGAGCAAGCTCCACGACCACGTCTTAACAATACCATTGTGGATCTTATTTTAAAGCTCTAAATTTTAAGAGTTATGTATAACAGGATCCGTGCAGACATGACAAACCAATAAACTCttaggaagttttaaaattagatttttaaaaaaagtttttcattaaGAACAATCAGGGAATACCTATCCCTAGTGTAAGTTAAAATGTTCGGAAAGATACAAATGCAATagtaagccaaaaagaaaaggagtcGTCTTGGTAACCTGGAACCAGAGGGAGTTAGCTCCCACCTCTGCTGGGGGAGAAAGCTTCAGTGACAAGAGACGAGTTAAACTACTGCTAAAAGCACGGAGGCTCCCAAACGGCAAAGCTGAtgaataaaggaggaaaaggggcgggggggggggaggcgggtggagagaagggaacgtATCCTTATCGTCACTGCTACCAAGACTAAAAGTTAAAACCTCCGGTTTACCAGCAAAAACGTGAAAGCTTTCACATGAAAACGGAGAAAACCCGCCAGATGTTATCTGAATCCCGTCTGCCCGCTAATGATCAGCTCTTCCCTTTCACATATTAACACGAGTCTATCTCAGACGCCGGGCGGCCGTGGCCAGCCGAGCATCAGAGCCATCAATGTGCAAATAAACCAGAAAATAGAGACATCCTTAAGAAATGAGTCTCAAATTTGACGAAGAGCGGAGGTGACAACCACAGCAACAGAACCATAAATTCTAAATGCCTCAATATCTTGCAGGATTCTCTACAGTCCGTGCACCAAAAAGAAGACAGTAGAAAGAAACGaagtgtgggggggagggggggtttgtaagtatagtgtgtgtgtgtgcggggggtTGCTTAGCTGCCCAGAGTGGCATGATGATGTAATGAGAATGTCTGTGTTGACAGACTCAGATTTTCGGTGGCACAAACCTCCACGGCTCCATTTCATAAATCAGCATTTCAGAAATCTCGGACGAGAGCCGAGAGGGTGAAGCCGCCGCGCGTGGATGGAGGGGACACGCCCACGTCCGCCCGCCCGGGGACCGTCACACCAGGAGAAGCCCGCCCAACGTTCACGCGGCCCATGCCCACGGAGGCGCGCGGGGCACCGTCGCGTCCGTCCGGTCCACGAGGGGACGCGGACGCGGCTCGAGAGGCAGGAAGCCCGGCCGCAACGGGGCGGGTACGCGGTGGCATGGAGGACCCGGGGCTCACCTCTCCTCCACGGCGCGGGCGCGCGAGCCGCGGACGCTCCCTCGTGGCTGGCGCGAGCCCCCGGCGGGCGGCGCGCGCGGGCCACTACCGACCTTTAGCGCGAagggctgcggcggcggcggcggcggcggcggcggcggcggcgggcggagCCGGGAGGCGGGCGCTGGGGAGCTGAGGGGCCGCGAGAGGCGGGAGCGATGCGAGCAGGGCGGGGACGCTTCGGGGCACTCCCCGAGACCACCCGGGCGTTGTCCGAGCCCAGGAAGACACTGCCCCTTGGCTGCCTGAGAGGCCGCCACTGGCCGGCTCCGTGCGCTCCAGGCCGCTCGGCCTCGCCTCAGTCTCGGCCGGCTCGCTGCCACCTCAGCCTGGCTGTtcccgccaccgccgccgccggcTTCCCGTCTCCATGACAATAGCGCGCCGTcgccccgcccagccccgccctcTCGGCGCCGTTACTCGGAGGAAAGCGGGCTCACGTCGCCGAAGGGCGGAGCCAATAGAGGCCAGCGTCCAATTAGAGGTGAAAGCAGGGAGGGATGGGGCCGGGTGGATAGAGCGGTTGTAGGAGGACGTCCGCCTGGGGGGCGGAGCCTGGAGGGAACTGACGGAGGGGAGGGGTTAGCGCGCGTGCGTGAAGTCGCGCTGCGGAGAGTGTGCTGTTGTGGAGAGTGGGTTTGTGTGCAGGGGTTGGAGCTCAGGAAATGAAAGTGTATCTCTCCCGTCAGAGTCATTGAGGGAAACTTTGTGTACAGGCATACTTCGGCTTCCGTGTGACCTCATTATAAAAGGCCACAAAGTCCCCGATCTACTGGGCCCCAGCGGAGTGCCCAACACTGTGCCAGCCCCTGTCCTGGTTCACCAGCGCCCCTGTCTGTCCCAGAGTTCGAGTGCTTCTGTGGCTTGTGGCGGCGCGGTGTGGAGAGACAGGCAAAGGGTCTGTTTTGTATTCTAAATGTGTGGCCTTCGTGGGCAAGGGCTCAGCCTGTGACTCGGTTGTGTGTGTTTGCCTTGCCAGCGCCTCGCTGAACAAACGGTGGTTGGGTTGGTTACTGCTCCGCAATGTTAGCAGTGGAGCGTGGGCGGATACGAGAGTTGGTGCGAAGGGGAAGAGGACCCGCACTCTCCACCACCACCGGCCTGGCGGGGCGAGCTGCGGATAATGCAGAGACCCGAGAAAGAGGCAGCCAGGCATTGCGGGAGGGGGTGTAGTGGAGGGCGAAGACCTACTCCGGTGTAGCTGCTTCTCCGTCTGGCAGCTCTTGCCCACTACCTCTCTGGAGAAAGGCCACCCCCGTAGTACTGGGTCCCCAGTGCCTCCTCCCTCGCCGTCTGGCGGGGAGTTGGTGGAAGGGAGGCAGGGCCGGGGACGTGCAGATGTCCAAGGCCTGTCTCTCGCCCACCTGCTGCTGCTGGCGGAGAGGGACAGTCACCCCGGACTCCCTGCGCCCTGGACGCTGGCATCCATCCGGCTCTCTCGGGGGCCTTCATTCCGGGTATCCAACTCGCTCTCGGGTCCCCTAGCTTGGGGGAGAAGCCAGGGGCGGGTGGGCGGCGATCTGCCTTGGAGCTCAGCCTTCTGGCGAACGAGAAATCCGCTAACTCCGCGATTTACTGCGGCGTACAGAAAGCAGAGCTTTCGCTGGCGCGCGGTCCGCGGCCTCGTTCCCTTTGTGCTTCGAAGCGGCGGGACCGGCCATCAGGGCCCGCCTTGTGTCGGAACCGCCGCTCCACCCCGACTTAGCAGGGGAGGAAAGTTGGACGAGATCGGCGCGCCTGGGATGTGTTTGTCATCCTGGGGCCGGCGCTCAAgagtctgagagagagagagagagagcgagagacctaggaggggagggggggaaagaagaggagggggaaaggagggccGCGGAGGAGAGGCGGGCGCTAGGGAGGGGCGAGGGGAGCGCCAGCGAGCGGGAGAGGGAGccggggaggaagagggagagggcgAGGCGCGCCTGGCTGCCGGGTTGGCTGCGGCCACGCAGAGGCTCCTGCCAGTCCTCCCACCGACTACACCCCGCGAAGGAGGAGCTTCAGGCGCGCACAAGGCGTCAGAATCCTCAATTTCCAACTTAGCATCTTGGCAGGACCTTTGCGAAGCCAAAAGCAGAGCCCCCCAGTGCAAAGAGcgagggggaaaaagagaaagcagcaagggagggggGGGGGAAACCCTGCCGGGGCGAGCGAGGCGCGCAGAGGAGCGGGCTCAGCGGCCGCAGCCGGAGGCGCGCGGGAAGCCAGCGAGGAGGCGCCGCGGGCCGGAGCCCGGGAGCCGGGGCCCGAGGAGCGGCGGCCCGAGGCAGCCGGAGACCAGGTGCCCTCCCGCACGCCCTCGCAGGGCGCCGCCCGGCTCGTTGGCGGCCGCGGCGCGGAGCGCCCCATGCCCGTGCGTGGCCATGTCCTACCCGCAGGGCTACTTGTACCAGCCGTCCGCCTCGCTGGCGCTCTACTCGTGCCCGGCGTACAGCACCAGCGTCATCTCGGGGCCCCGCACGGATGAGCTCGGGCGCTCGTCGTCGGGCTCCGCGTTCTCGCCCTACGCCGGCTCCACCGCCTTCACGGCGCCCTCGCCGGGCTACAACTCGCACCTCCAGTACGGCGCCGACCCCGCGGCGGCGGCAGCCGCCGCCTTCTCTTCGTACGTGGTGAGTGAGCGGGAGCCGGGGCGGACGAGGGCAGCTGGGGCAGCTTGGGGCGGTCGGGGGCTGCGGGGGACACGGGCCTCGGCTCCACCGCGGACCGCCCCTGCCAAGCCTCGCGGACCCTGCAAACTTGGGCGATTGTCTCCCTCGGCTTCGCCCGGGCCTCGGGCTCAGGAGTTGCTCGGAGAGAAGAGCCGCGTCTTGCTCGGATCGCTGAGTTGGCGGAAAGGGTTTTTTGGGGAGAGGTCGCTGCGATTAAAGAGCAGCATTTGGTTCAAACGTGAGCTCCAGGCCGCCCTacacattttactttctttctttctttctttttcttttttggttttgccaTTTGGAGAAAGTAGTTCAAAAGAAATAGACCCGAAATCTGAACAGAAGCGTGCTAAGTCCGTGTAAATGTGTTTGGCCTCGCCTTTAATTAGTCCTCCAAAATGTTGCAAATCCGTAATCCTATCTTCGCAATCCGATTTGGAGGTATTAAATTTCTGAAAAGTCGGGCGAGCTGCGGTGCATCCGGGATTTTTCGGCCGGGTGCACTTTCTGGAAAAGCGCCTTGGCTTCGGTTTGGGGTAACACTTTTGGAGGGATGGGAGTGCCGAGGCAAGGCTTAGCTTTTcgtttgcctttctctgtggggaaaaaaagtcctTGACTTCCTTTGCTCACCACCCTTGCTCCCAACGCGCAACCACTCGGGCGCGTAGCGGAGAGTCGCCGCCGCTGCCCAGGCCTCTCTCTGGGTAGAGAGCCCGGCCGTGGTGGCCGGATCTGCGCACGGAGGGAGGACGTTCCCGGGCAGAGGGGGGCCTACCAGGGGCCAGGGAAGCCAGGACGGCTCCAAGCGCCCCCAAGGACTCAGGAGTTGGCGCCCCCGCTTCcttgtgaggaggaggaggggttgcCCCAGGGTCTGAGCTCTCCAGCCCTACCCCAGGGGAAGCCTGAGTGCGGGCCTCGCAGCCCGAAAACCCCTGGGCGCAGGGAAAGTGTCTTTCGGTCGCCCAGGTGGCACTGGGGACCACGGCCCACTCTCACTTTCTCTGCCCGTTCCCTGCAGGGCTCTCCCTACGACCATACACCCGGCATGGCAGGCTCCTTGGGGTACCACCCGTACGCAGCACCCCTGGGCTCGTACCCTTACGGGGACCCCGCGTACCGGAAGAACGCCACGCGAGACGCCACCGCTACGCTGAAGGCCTGGCTCAACGAGCACCGCAAGAACCCCTACCCCACCAAGGGCGAGAAGATCATGCTGGCCATCATCACCAAGATGACCCTCACCCAGGTGTCCACCTGGTTCGCCAACGCGCGCCGGCGCCTCAAGAAGGAGAACAAGATGACGTGGACGCCGCGGAACCGCAgcgaggatgaggaggaggaagagaacatTGATCTGGAGAAGAACGACGAGGATGAGCCCCAGAAGCCCGAGGACAAGGGCGACCCCGAGGGCCCCGATGCAGGTTGGTGGACGCGGGAAAGGGTGCGTTGAGCAAAAGGGGGACTGGAGAGGGGGCGCGCAGGGCCTGGAGGTTGAGGGCAGGGGTCTTTGCCTCTGCGGGCGGGGACCTGGGCCCCGCCGCGCGGCCTCCGCGCCTCTGACCGCCTGGGTTTCGTCCGCAGGAGGAGCAGAGCAGATGGTGGCTTCAGGCTGTGAACGGCTGCAGGGGCCGCCCACCCCCGCCGGCAAAGAGACCGAGGGTAGCCTCAGCGACTCGGATTTTAAAGAGCCGCCATCCGAGGGCCGCCTCGACGCGCTGCCCGGGCCCCCCCGCGCCGGCGGGCCCTCCCCGGCCGGGCCTGCGGCAGCTCGGCTGGCCGAGGACCCGGCCCCTCACTACTCCTCGGGCGCGCCGGCTCCGGGCCCACACCCAGCCGCGGGAGAGCTGCCCCCCGGTCCCGGAGGGCCCTCGGTCATACACtcgccgccaccgccaccgcctcAGGCCGTGCTTGCCAAGCCCAAACTGTGGTCTCTGGCGGAGATCGCCACATCCTCGGACAAGGTCAAGGACGGGGGCGGCGGGAGCGAGGGCTCTCCGTGCCCACCGTGCCCCGGGCCCGTAGCTGGGCAAGCCCTAGGAGGCAGCCGCGCGTCACCAGCACCGGCGCCGTCGCGCTCGCCCTCGGCTCAGTGTCCCTTTCCAGGCGGGACAGTGCTGTCCCGGCCTCTCTACTACACGGCGCCCTTCTATCCTGGCTACACGAACTATGGCTCCTTCGGACACCTTCACGGCCACCCGGGGCCCGGGCCAGGCCCTACAACGGGTCCGAGCTCGCATTTCAATGGATTAAACCAGACCGTGTTGAACCGAGCGGACGCTTTGGCTAAAGACCCGAAAATGTTGCGGAGCCAGTCCCAGCTAGACCTGTGCAAAGACTCTCCCTATGAATTGAAGAAAGGTATGTCCGACATTTAACG carries:
- the IRX5 gene encoding iroquois-class homeodomain protein IRX-5; protein product: MSYPQGYLYQPSASLALYSCPAYSTSVISGPRTDELGRSSSGSAFSPYAGSTAFTAPSPGYNSHLQYGADPAAAAAAAFSSYVGSPYDHTPGMAGSLGYHPYAAPLGSYPYGDPAYRKNATRDATATLKAWLNEHRKNPYPTKGEKIMLAIITKMTLTQVSTWFANARRRLKKENKMTWTPRNRSEDEEEEENIDLEKNDEDEPQKPEDKGDPEGPDAGGAEQMVASGCERLQGPPTPAGKETEGSLSDSDFKEPPSEGRLDALPGPPRAGGPSPAGPAAARLAEDPAPHYSSGAPAPGPHPAAGELPPGPGGPSVIHSPPPPPPQAVLAKPKLWSLAEIATSSDKVKDGGGGSEGSPCPPCPGPVAGQALGGSRASPAPAPSRSPSAQCPFPGGTVLSRPLYYTAPFYPGYTNYGSFGHLHGHPGPGPGPTTGPSSHFNGLNQTVLNRADALAKDPKMLRSQSQLDLCKDSPYELKKGMSDI